The sequence below is a genomic window from Ochrobactrum quorumnocens.
GTTGTCGTGCGTTGGTGATAGCGGTGGGCCCAACTATAAGCGCAGCCGCCGTGGCAATTCGGAAATCGATCGCATTATGTCCCAAATTTTGGGCGGGTCTGATCTTCCAGAAGCAAAAGTGCATGATTTTTGGCCATATGGATATGACGAGCGGCAATTCTGCTCTCCGGGTTTCAATCTGCCGGTTGGTTTGTTTCAACGCAGTCTCTATGGGGAGTTTGCTGAGTATCATACCTCCGCCGACAATCTCGATTTCATCAAACCCAACTATCTGGAACAATCTTACAATCTTATTATCCAAGCGATTGAGATCGCAGAGCGTAATTGGACGCCACTCAATATGTCGCCAAAGGGCGAGCCACAACTTGGTCGTCGGGGCCTTTACGGTGGCACCGGAGGGGATCGGAATGCGGCTAAGAATGCGATGGCTATGTTATGGGTGCTCAATCTGGCCGACGGTGATCATTCGATCCTCGACATGGCCGAGCGTGCCGAGCTGCCGTTCGGACAGTTAGCAGATGCCGCAGACCGGCTTCGTGATGCCGGTTTATTGACGGTGCTTTAATTTCTCAGTGGTTGAACGAATTTCTGCGGTGACTAGAGGAGAGGCCAACTTCTGTCTTTTTCCGACATAACGGTTGGCTTATCGGGCCATGGAACCCCAAGAGCTGGGTCGTCGTATCGTAGTCCTGTTGAAAAATCAGGCGCATAAGGGCGAGAGATCATGTAGCGCAGCAGCACATCGTCTGTGAGCGTCTGAAAACCATGCGCACAGCCTTCAGGAATGTAGAGCTGCACACCATTTTCCGACGATAATTCCAATCCCGTCCAACGTCGATAGGTGGGCGAATTCGGTCGTAGATCGACGAGGACGTCCCAAATCACACCTTGTAAGCATGTAACAAGTTTGGTTTCGGAGTGTGGTTCATTTTGATAATGAAGCCCGCGCAGAGTTCCTTTTTCGCGAGAGAAAGACAGGCTGTGTTGTGGGAAATTCGT
It includes:
- the rfbC gene encoding dTDP-4-dehydrorhamnose 3,5-epimerase; this encodes MRFTPLNIDGAWSVEPDKHKDERGWFARVYCESAFAERKMETNFPQHSLSFSREKGTLRGLHYQNEPHSETKLVTCLQGVIWDVLVDLRPNSPTYRRWTGLELSSENGVQLYIPEGCAHGFQTLTDDVLLRYMISRPYAPDFSTGLRYDDPALGVPWPDKPTVMSEKDRSWPLL